The following proteins come from a genomic window of Solwaraspora sp. WMMA2065:
- a CDS encoding DUF742 domain-containing protein, which translates to MGQPRQDPRGALVRPYAVTRGRTEPRQHIALEAVLVASAAAVTESRFAGHDKHRIATICDNRAQSLAEIAAYTRLPLGVARVLVADMVADGLLALHSTAPTETEGYEERMELLERVLSGLRRL; encoded by the coding sequence ATGGGCCAACCACGACAGGACCCGCGCGGAGCGCTGGTCCGTCCCTATGCGGTCACCCGCGGGCGTACCGAGCCACGGCAGCACATCGCGCTGGAAGCGGTGCTGGTGGCCTCGGCGGCAGCGGTCACCGAGTCTCGTTTCGCCGGGCACGACAAGCATCGAATCGCAACGATCTGCGACAACCGTGCCCAGTCACTGGCGGAGATCGCCGCGTACACCCGGCTTCCACTGGGCGTCGCACGGGTCCTCGTCGCCGACATGGTCGCCGACGGCCTGCTGGCGTTGCACAGCACCGCTCCGACCGAAACAGAGGGCTACGAGGAGCGGATGGAACTTCTTGAGAGGGTGCTAAGTGGACTTCGCAGGCTATGA
- a CDS encoding roadblock/LC7 domain-containing protein — protein MNRPAAIQDMGWLLSNFADSVAGIAHVVAVSADGLLLASSRDLPADRADQLAAITSGVVSLTDGASRMFSAGGVLQTVIEMDSGYLFLMSISDGSSMAVLAARSCDVGQVGYEMALLVERVGAALVPAPREAVGGRP, from the coding sequence ATGAACAGGCCAGCAGCTATTCAGGACATGGGTTGGCTGCTCAGCAACTTTGCCGACAGCGTGGCGGGGATCGCCCACGTCGTGGCTGTCTCGGCAGACGGACTGCTGCTCGCCTCCTCGCGTGACCTGCCGGCGGACCGGGCCGACCAGTTGGCGGCGATCACCTCCGGTGTGGTCAGCCTCACTGACGGGGCGTCGCGGATGTTCAGCGCGGGCGGGGTGCTGCAGACGGTGATCGAGATGGACAGCGGGTACCTGTTCCTGATGTCCATCAGTGACGGATCGTCGATGGCGGTGCTCGCCGCCCGTAGCTGCGACGTCGGTCAGGTCGGGTACGAGATGGCATTGCTGGTCGAGCGGGTCGGAGCCGCGCTGGTCCCGGCACCACGGGAGGCCGTGGGCGGCCGACCCTGA
- a CDS encoding sensor histidine kinase has translation MRTGPTTLPDNGPRKRRAPLRWVPRLRDARIRSKLALILVVPLAAVAALATVRLVDVGQGAIDARMVRSMAELSVDVSALAQDVHKERMAAVTFLAARDADAEAYNIRVRSTDERIAAYAAERDRVGNVPEAVERQLVAIDDHLDTLNATRQEVLDRRQMPVPEAVLRYGVILSDLASYGEVLGQVSGDGEVPDSLRAVSAFARAKLATAEEEAIVFAALSTGRLDEEQFSSYLATLTSQQEALLSFSLAASPWEQELVDSSVTGDAVFLADRVATEITRSVGQQAPLSAAEAARAMGAVNDLMRWAEIQLESRLLERATQVSTNVTRQAIIESIAVLIALVLAIALAVVLARSLNDSLRRLREGAMSVASRDLPEAVAKLRDVNDLNDRGPEEIVRNLRDPIRLPNRDEVGQVGQAFNVVHREAVRIAAEQAALRASVSAMFLSLARRSQTLVDRMIGELDAIERGEEDPKRLAQLFQLDHLATRMRRNDENLLVLAGADSTAPRREDALLVDAMRAAQSEVELYNRIEFGTVDTDILISAHAVNDVVRLVAELLDNATRFSPPTTTVVADARRLRDYVLVQVEDRGLGLSEEQLDNLNRRLAESSAVDVSAFRLMGLAVVSRLAGRYGIRVELRPNPEGGTIAQATLPSSILVLPQRTREPVVTRGRPAMAAEPISAAPTSGGTWSPISSPPAAAPGRTATLTDQWQNARSSQWNAVAGAPTAAFPVTTGGQSTPVSAAPISASPMSGSPMSGSPMSGSPMSGPPAAPAVGPAAPTYNPGLPAYRPAASAAPPAAAPPVANVGTPTVAYPTVRPTGTVGYPDQSVIPATMHPMAPAVRTGGQLPHGPMAGGSAGGGAPAAAANSAAAAKPGARPEDAAEMPIFREMEAVWFRSHGSAETTVLPLPTAGRPPAAGAPAPAYPPAPAPTRTPLPARNPGQSTPQPTAYSAPVQPNAAPPPPAAPPAPAPSTPAGAATSALGAIPRQRTGDSGSWRTAADEGWARASQAAEPATAGTTRSGLPKRQPQAQLVPGGVEAKQGREPTRRTPDEVRGLLSAYHRGVQRGRTVGSEQYRATSTKETSE, from the coding sequence GTGAGGACCGGACCGACGACCCTGCCCGACAACGGCCCGCGGAAGCGCCGCGCGCCATTGCGTTGGGTGCCGCGACTGAGGGATGCGCGGATCAGGTCCAAACTGGCCCTGATCCTGGTCGTTCCGCTGGCCGCGGTCGCCGCTCTGGCCACGGTACGGCTGGTCGACGTGGGACAGGGCGCAATCGACGCACGGATGGTGCGGTCGATGGCCGAACTCTCCGTCGACGTCTCGGCCCTGGCTCAGGACGTCCACAAGGAGCGGATGGCTGCGGTGACCTTCCTCGCCGCCCGCGACGCCGACGCCGAGGCCTACAACATCAGGGTGCGCAGCACCGACGAGCGGATCGCGGCGTACGCCGCCGAACGCGACCGGGTCGGGAACGTGCCGGAGGCGGTCGAGCGGCAGCTGGTCGCCATCGACGACCACCTGGACACCTTGAACGCCACCCGTCAGGAGGTGCTCGACCGGCGGCAGATGCCGGTGCCGGAGGCGGTGCTGCGGTACGGCGTCATCCTGTCTGACCTGGCCTCCTACGGTGAGGTGCTCGGTCAGGTCTCCGGCGACGGCGAGGTGCCGGACAGTCTGCGTGCCGTCTCCGCCTTCGCCCGGGCCAAGCTGGCCACGGCCGAGGAGGAGGCGATCGTCTTCGCGGCGCTGTCCACCGGCCGGCTCGACGAGGAGCAGTTCTCGTCGTACCTGGCGACGTTGACCAGCCAGCAGGAGGCTCTGCTGTCGTTCTCGCTGGCTGCGTCGCCGTGGGAGCAGGAGCTGGTCGACAGCAGCGTCACCGGTGACGCCGTCTTCCTAGCCGACCGGGTCGCCACCGAGATCACCCGCTCGGTCGGCCAGCAGGCTCCGCTGAGCGCGGCGGAGGCCGCCCGGGCCATGGGCGCGGTCAACGACCTGATGCGGTGGGCAGAGATCCAGCTGGAGAGCCGGCTGCTCGAACGGGCCACCCAGGTCAGCACCAACGTCACCCGGCAGGCGATCATCGAGTCGATCGCGGTCCTGATCGCCCTGGTGCTGGCAATCGCCCTCGCGGTGGTCCTGGCCCGCTCGTTGAACGACTCGCTGCGACGGCTGCGGGAAGGCGCCATGTCGGTGGCCAGCCGGGACCTGCCGGAGGCGGTGGCCAAGCTCCGCGACGTCAACGACCTCAACGACCGGGGTCCGGAGGAGATTGTCCGCAACCTACGTGACCCGATCCGCCTGCCCAACCGCGACGAGGTCGGCCAGGTCGGACAGGCGTTCAACGTGGTGCACCGGGAGGCGGTCCGGATCGCGGCCGAGCAGGCGGCACTGCGGGCGAGCGTGTCGGCGATGTTCCTCTCCCTGGCCCGTCGGAGCCAGACGCTGGTCGACCGGATGATCGGCGAGCTTGACGCGATCGAGCGCGGCGAGGAGGACCCGAAGCGGCTCGCCCAGCTGTTCCAGCTCGACCACCTCGCCACCCGGATGCGCCGCAACGACGAGAACCTGCTGGTCCTGGCCGGTGCCGACTCGACGGCGCCACGCCGCGAGGACGCGTTGCTGGTTGACGCGATGCGGGCCGCGCAGTCCGAGGTCGAGCTCTACAACCGGATCGAGTTCGGCACCGTCGACACCGACATCCTGATCTCCGCGCATGCGGTCAACGACGTGGTACGTCTCGTCGCCGAGTTGCTCGACAACGCGACCCGGTTCTCGCCGCCGACCACGACTGTCGTCGCCGACGCTCGGCGGCTGCGCGACTACGTGCTGGTCCAGGTGGAGGACCGCGGCCTGGGTCTGTCCGAGGAGCAGTTGGACAATCTCAACCGCAGGCTCGCCGAGTCGTCCGCGGTCGACGTCTCAGCCTTCCGGCTGATGGGTCTCGCCGTGGTCAGCCGGCTGGCCGGCCGGTACGGCATCCGGGTCGAGCTGCGGCCCAACCCGGAGGGCGGCACCATCGCCCAGGCCACGCTGCCGAGCAGCATCCTGGTACTGCCGCAGCGCACCCGGGAGCCGGTGGTGACGCGGGGACGCCCGGCCATGGCGGCCGAGCCGATCTCCGCCGCGCCCACGTCGGGCGGGACCTGGTCGCCGATCTCGAGTCCGCCGGCTGCGGCGCCCGGCCGTACGGCGACCCTCACCGACCAGTGGCAGAACGCCCGGTCGTCACAGTGGAACGCGGTGGCCGGTGCTCCTACCGCCGCCTTCCCGGTGACCACCGGTGGGCAGTCGACGCCGGTCTCCGCCGCCCCGATCTCAGCGTCGCCGATGTCCGGCTCTCCGATGTCCGGCTCTCCGATGTCCGGCTCTCCGATGTCCGGGCCGCCAGCGGCTCCGGCCGTCGGCCCGGCCGCGCCGACGTACAACCCGGGGCTGCCGGCGTACCGTCCGGCGGCATCCGCCGCCCCGCCCGCCGCGGCACCGCCGGTGGCCAACGTCGGTACGCCGACGGTGGCCTACCCGACGGTGCGACCGACGGGCACCGTCGGCTACCCGGACCAGTCGGTCATCCCGGCCACCATGCACCCGATGGCGCCGGCGGTACGCACCGGCGGCCAGCTGCCGCATGGCCCGATGGCTGGCGGCTCCGCCGGCGGCGGAGCGCCCGCAGCGGCCGCCAACTCCGCAGCGGCCGCCAAGCCCGGTGCCCGGCCCGAGGACGCCGCCGAGATGCCCATCTTCCGGGAGATGGAGGCGGTCTGGTTCCGGTCACACGGCTCGGCCGAGACCACCGTCCTGCCGCTGCCGACCGCCGGTCGTCCGCCTGCTGCCGGTGCGCCCGCACCGGCGTACCCGCCGGCACCCGCTCCGACCAGGACACCGCTGCCGGCCCGCAACCCGGGACAGTCGACTCCACAGCCGACGGCGTACTCTGCCCCGGTGCAGCCGAACGCCGCACCACCACCCCCGGCCGCGCCACCGGCGCCCGCACCGTCCACTCCGGCCGGCGCGGCGACGTCGGCGCTGGGTGCCATCCCCCGGCAACGGACGGGCGACTCCGGCAGTTGGCGTACCGCCGCTGACGAGGGCTGGGCCCGGGCCAGCCAGGCAGCTGAGCCGGCGACCGCCGGCACCACCCGCTCTGGTCTGCCGAAGCGCCAGCCCCAGGCACAGCTGGTGCCGGGTGGCGTGGAGGCAAAGCAGGGCCGCGAGCCGACCCGGCGGACCCCGGACGAGGTCCGTGGCCTGCTGTCGGCATATCACCGTGGCGTGCAACGCGGCCGGACCGTCGGCAGCGAGCAGTACCGCGCCACCTCAACCAAGGAGACCAGCGAATGA
- a CDS encoding ABC transporter substrate-binding protein — protein sequence MRPTRSALLTALASTLLASSLTGCQFASDSAAEDGGEIVIAADLELSGAAATVGKGFQRALELKVEQINESGLLGNRTIRLDVRDNRSDPSESLRNIGDFTGDSAVTAIVMGSCSDCAVGAARTINDKRVPTISLAPATAVATPVTERRYLFKLGPNAADSAAAVANELRRRNIRRASLLHTDDEYGRDGLRVITAELDKLGINLVGTEQVRTTDTDVSQAVATLAQPVTGENPGALLVWTSAEQAALAADSAAQADYPGPLFFDAAAAGDLFLSGGSATGTKGVNLVFTQTMVIDDVIANTPAKAARKQWFRDYTARFGSYYGFSSFAADAVQLIADAVARSTGDGDVDREAIREVLETTQFDGLSGPIRMTPDNHSGLMPQALTMLVSRGGRWRLAS from the coding sequence TTGAGGCCCACCCGTTCCGCCCTACTCACGGCGCTCGCATCCACATTGCTGGCCTCTTCGCTCACCGGCTGCCAGTTCGCCAGCGACTCGGCCGCCGAGGACGGCGGCGAGATCGTCATCGCCGCCGACCTGGAACTGTCCGGTGCCGCCGCGACCGTCGGCAAGGGCTTCCAACGAGCCCTCGAGCTGAAGGTCGAGCAGATCAACGAATCGGGTCTGCTGGGCAACCGGACGATCCGGCTGGACGTCCGGGACAACCGTTCCGACCCGAGCGAGTCGCTGCGCAACATCGGCGACTTCACCGGCGACTCCGCGGTGACCGCGATCGTCATGGGCAGTTGCAGTGACTGCGCGGTCGGCGCCGCCCGGACGATCAACGACAAGCGGGTGCCGACGATCTCGCTGGCCCCGGCCACCGCGGTCGCCACCCCGGTCACTGAGCGTCGCTATCTGTTCAAGCTCGGCCCAAACGCGGCGGACAGCGCCGCCGCAGTCGCCAACGAGCTGCGCCGCCGCAACATCAGGCGGGCCAGTCTGCTGCACACCGACGACGAGTACGGCCGGGACGGTCTGCGGGTGATCACCGCCGAACTGGACAAGCTTGGTATCAACCTGGTCGGCACCGAGCAGGTGCGTACCACGGACACCGACGTGAGCCAGGCCGTCGCCACCCTGGCGCAGCCGGTGACCGGCGAGAATCCGGGCGCGCTGCTGGTCTGGACCTCGGCCGAGCAGGCGGCGCTGGCGGCGGACAGCGCCGCGCAGGCCGACTACCCGGGCCCCCTGTTCTTCGACGCCGCCGCTGCCGGGGACCTGTTCCTGTCCGGTGGCTCGGCCACCGGCACCAAGGGCGTCAATCTGGTCTTCACCCAGACCATGGTGATCGACGACGTGATCGCCAACACCCCGGCGAAGGCAGCCCGCAAGCAGTGGTTCCGCGACTACACGGCCAGGTTCGGCAGCTACTACGGGTTCTCTTCGTTCGCGGCCGACGCGGTCCAGCTGATCGCCGACGCGGTGGCCAGGTCGACCGGCGACGGCGACGTCGACCGGGAGGCCATCCGTGAGGTGCTGGAAACCACCCAGTTCGACGGGCTGTCCGGGCCGATCCGGATGACTCCGGACAACCACTCTGGACTGATGCCCCAGGCACTGACCATGCTGGTCTCCCGGGGTGGCCGCTGGCGACTGGCCAGCTGA
- a CDS encoding ABC transporter permease: protein MTVLKPAQAPPVRAATTAPVRRPAGGRVAAVGLPLLGVAVTVTAWWLATSVFNLVHSVVLPPPQDVYAAFSLRMPRLLEHSLATTTSTVVGFAISTVIGVLIGLALAGSQVAERMFAPLLVALNAVPKIVLAPLLVVTLGWGQQSILTMVFLLCFFPIVLSTVTGLTSTPADLAELARSLDASRWQTFRKIRFPAALPQIFVGLKVAMPLAAIGAVIGEFQAGEEGLGYMTLQFSGMGENSAAWAAIVLIGLMSILLYFALVAFERLLLPWVRETTSAR from the coding sequence ATGACCGTACTCAAACCGGCGCAGGCGCCACCGGTACGCGCCGCGACCACCGCTCCGGTCCGCCGCCCCGCCGGCGGCCGGGTCGCCGCAGTCGGACTACCGCTGCTCGGCGTGGCGGTGACGGTGACCGCGTGGTGGCTCGCCACCAGCGTGTTCAACCTGGTGCACTCGGTGGTGCTGCCACCCCCGCAGGACGTGTACGCGGCGTTCTCCCTGCGGATGCCACGACTGCTGGAACATTCCCTGGCGACCACCACCTCGACCGTCGTCGGGTTTGCGATCTCCACCGTCATCGGGGTGCTGATCGGACTGGCGCTGGCCGGCTCCCAGGTGGCCGAGCGGATGTTCGCTCCGCTGCTGGTGGCGCTCAACGCCGTACCGAAGATCGTGCTTGCCCCACTGCTCGTGGTCACCCTCGGCTGGGGTCAGCAGTCGATTCTCACCATGGTCTTCCTGCTCTGCTTCTTTCCGATCGTGCTCTCCACGGTGACCGGTCTGACCTCGACCCCGGCCGACCTGGCCGAGCTGGCCCGGTCACTGGACGCGTCCCGCTGGCAGACCTTCCGCAAGATCCGCTTCCCGGCGGCGTTGCCGCAGATCTTCGTCGGCCTGAAGGTCGCGATGCCGTTGGCGGCGATCGGTGCCGTGATCGGCGAGTTCCAGGCCGGTGAGGAAGGGCTGGGCTACATGACCCTGCAGTTCAGCGGGATGGGCGAGAACTCCGCCGCCTGGGCGGCGATCGTGTTGATCGGGCTGATGAGCATCCTGCTCTACTTCGCGCTGGTCGCCTTCGAACGGTTGCTGCTGCCGTGGGTGCGGGAGACGACGTCGGCCCGCTGA
- a CDS encoding ABC transporter substrate-binding protein, with product MTRLTRTIAATALAAALAVTAGCSADDGGEANAGGTEELKKVTYLTSFGNFGRDSYAWVAKDKGFFEEAGFDVEVKAGAGTGDNIKTVVAGQAHFTPIDMTGGLLQYGNGEAKDFVVVAGIQQRTMAAIIALDGSGITTPKDLEGKTLADAPGSVVRNLFPTYASLAGIDETKVEWVNGAPQTLMGTLASGSVDGIGQFVVGKPTVETVAQGKTAVVLPYSDIMTDLYGNVLITSTAIAEEDPEMVKRFSAALLKGLEYSITNPEEAGEILAENVEEANPAAAAAELELMAAFVKSTSSGVPVGALDSQRIARSIAILQGAGAIPPGLEPEQVVNFDLAPNAES from the coding sequence ATGACAAGGCTCACCCGTACGATCGCCGCCACGGCCCTCGCGGCGGCGCTCGCGGTCACTGCCGGCTGCAGCGCGGACGACGGTGGCGAGGCGAATGCCGGTGGCACCGAGGAATTGAAGAAAGTGACGTATCTCACTTCCTTCGGTAACTTCGGCCGGGACTCCTACGCCTGGGTCGCCAAGGACAAGGGCTTCTTCGAGGAGGCCGGGTTCGACGTAGAGGTCAAAGCAGGTGCCGGCACCGGCGACAACATCAAGACCGTCGTCGCTGGACAGGCGCACTTCACCCCGATCGACATGACCGGCGGGCTGCTGCAGTACGGCAACGGCGAGGCGAAGGACTTCGTCGTGGTCGCCGGCATCCAGCAGCGCACCATGGCGGCGATCATCGCGCTCGACGGCAGCGGCATCACCACCCCCAAGGACCTGGAGGGCAAGACGCTCGCCGACGCCCCCGGCTCGGTGGTGCGCAACCTGTTCCCGACGTACGCCTCGCTGGCCGGCATCGACGAGACCAAGGTCGAGTGGGTCAACGGCGCTCCGCAGACCCTGATGGGCACCCTGGCCTCCGGGTCGGTGGACGGCATCGGCCAGTTCGTGGTCGGTAAGCCCACTGTGGAGACCGTCGCGCAGGGCAAGACCGCCGTGGTGCTGCCGTACAGCGACATCATGACCGACCTGTACGGCAACGTGCTGATCACCTCGACGGCGATCGCCGAGGAGGACCCGGAGATGGTGAAGCGCTTCAGCGCGGCACTGCTCAAGGGCCTGGAGTACAGCATCACCAACCCGGAGGAGGCCGGCGAGATCCTGGCCGAGAACGTGGAGGAGGCCAACCCGGCCGCCGCCGCCGCCGAACTGGAACTGATGGCCGCCTTCGTGAAGTCGACCAGCTCCGGTGTGCCGGTCGGTGCGCTGGACAGCCAGCGGATCGCCCGCAGCATCGCGATCCTGCAGGGCGCCGGAGCGATCCCGCCGGGCCTGGAGCCGGAGCAGGTCGTCAACTTCGACCTGGCCCCGAACGCCGAATCCTGA
- a CDS encoding ABC transporter ATP-binding protein codes for MIQLSGVGRTFAGRSGTVEALRGIDLSVTAGEFVAVVGRSGCGKSTLLRLIAGLLPTTAGEITVGGQQVVKPRRDIAMLFQRPALLPWRSVLDNVLLPAEIFGLRRRQHRAKALELLEMVGLAGFDKRLPHELSGGMQQRVSLCRSLLAEPQVLLMDEPFSALDALTREELSVELQRIHMERAATIVFVTHSIDEAVLLADRVVVLSPRPGRIRKIVPIDIPRPRSLGRNAHTEDVARCSAELHEVLMERDAPATAGIGGY; via the coding sequence ATGATCCAGCTCAGCGGAGTCGGACGGACGTTCGCCGGTCGCTCCGGCACAGTAGAGGCACTGCGCGGCATCGACCTCTCGGTGACCGCCGGTGAGTTCGTCGCGGTCGTCGGTCGTTCCGGCTGTGGCAAGTCCACCCTGCTCAGGCTCATCGCCGGACTGCTTCCGACGACGGCCGGCGAGATCACTGTCGGTGGTCAGCAGGTGGTCAAACCACGTCGGGACATTGCGATGCTCTTCCAACGCCCGGCCCTGCTGCCCTGGCGGTCAGTGCTGGACAATGTTCTGCTGCCGGCGGAGATCTTCGGGTTGCGCCGCAGGCAGCACCGGGCAAAGGCCTTGGAACTGCTGGAGATGGTCGGGCTGGCCGGCTTCGACAAGCGGCTGCCGCACGAGCTGTCCGGCGGCATGCAGCAGCGGGTGTCGCTGTGCCGCTCGTTGCTCGCCGAACCACAGGTGCTGCTGATGGACGAGCCGTTCTCGGCGCTGGACGCGCTGACCCGGGAGGAGCTCTCCGTCGAGCTGCAACGGATCCACATGGAGCGCGCGGCGACCATCGTCTTCGTCACCCACTCGATCGACGAAGCCGTCCTGCTCGCCGACCGGGTCGTGGTGCTGAGCCCTCGACCAGGGCGAATCCGCAAGATCGTACCGATCGACATTCCCCGCCCCCGCAGCCTGGGGCGCAACGCGCACACCGAGGACGTAGCCCGGTGCAGTGCGGAGCTGCACGAGGTGCTGATGGAACGCGACGCACCGGCGACGGCCGGGATCGGAGGGTACTGA
- a CDS encoding LLM class F420-dependent oxidoreductase produces MRVSVFTEPHRGASYDDQLRLARLAEESGFEGYLRADHYQSMGEELALPGPTDAWLTLAALARETSRIRLGTLVTSATFRLPGPLAVMVAQVDQMSGGRVDLGIGAGWYAREHTAYGLPFPSVGERFDRLAEQLEVITGLWRTPVGDRFSFHGDHYQLVDAPALPKPAQPAGPPIIIGGRGPKRTPELAAQFADEFNMPFKSVAETAAAYERVTEACHRTGRTEQGRPPLTMSAGIVIAIGRTDAEAQRRAAPLHEKSALPPEDPVIGSPAQLVDRIGEFSAVGTSRVHLRFIDLADLDHLELVAAEVLPQLG; encoded by the coding sequence ATGCGGGTCAGCGTGTTCACCGAGCCGCACCGCGGCGCCAGCTACGACGACCAGCTCCGGCTGGCCCGGCTCGCCGAGGAGTCCGGGTTCGAGGGCTACCTGCGGGCCGACCACTACCAGTCGATGGGCGAGGAACTGGCGCTGCCGGGGCCGACCGACGCCTGGCTGACCCTGGCCGCGCTGGCCCGGGAGACCTCCCGGATCCGGCTCGGCACGCTGGTCACCTCGGCGACCTTCCGGCTGCCCGGGCCACTCGCCGTGATGGTCGCTCAGGTCGACCAGATGAGCGGCGGCCGGGTCGACCTCGGCATCGGGGCCGGCTGGTACGCCCGGGAGCACACCGCCTACGGGCTGCCGTTCCCGTCCGTCGGGGAACGCTTCGACCGGTTGGCCGAGCAGCTCGAGGTGATCACCGGGCTGTGGCGTACTCCGGTCGGTGACAGGTTCAGCTTCCACGGCGACCACTACCAGCTGGTCGACGCTCCGGCGCTACCGAAGCCGGCGCAGCCGGCCGGCCCGCCGATCATCATCGGCGGACGAGGGCCGAAGCGGACCCCGGAGCTCGCTGCCCAGTTTGCCGACGAGTTCAACATGCCGTTCAAGTCGGTCGCCGAGACCGCGGCGGCTTACGAGCGGGTGACCGAGGCCTGTCACCGGACCGGGCGCACCGAGCAGGGCCGACCGCCGCTGACCATGTCGGCCGGCATCGTCATCGCGATCGGGCGTACCGACGCCGAGGCGCAGCGCCGCGCCGCGCCGCTGCACGAGAAGAGCGCCCTGCCGCCGGAGGACCCGGTGATCGGTTCGCCGGCCCAACTGGTGGACCGGATCGGGGAGTTCTCGGCGGTCGGTACCAGCCGGGTACACCTGCGGTTCATCGACCTCGCCGATTTGGACCACCTGGAGCTGGTCGCTGCCGAGGTGCTGCCTCAGCTGGGCTGA
- the thiC gene encoding phosphomethylpyrimidine synthase ThiC, with translation MQARRKVYVQGPRPDIQVPFAEVTLTGDNPPVRLYDTSGPGSDPQVGLAALRGRWIAERGDVAPVRGAGTPLAGAHGRRPTQLAYARAGTVTPEMEFVALRENLPAEVVREEIAAGRAVLPANVNHPESEPMIIGGRFLVKVNANIGTSAVSSSVAEEVEKLTWATRWGADTVMDLSTGKRIHETREAIVRNSAVPIGTVPIYQALEKVGGDPVKLSWDVFRETVIEQAEQGVDYMTVHAGVLLPYVPLAVDRVTGIVSRGGSIMAAWCLAHHQENFLYTNFAELCEILARYDVTFSLGDGLRPGSIADANDAAQFAELRTLGELTSIAWEHDVQVMIEGPGHVPMHKIKENVDLQQELCHQAPFYTLGPLTTDIAPAYDHITSAIGAAMIGMFGTAMLCYVTPKEHLGLPDRDDVKAGVIAYKIAAHAADLAKGHPGAQAWDDALSKARFEFRWEDQFNLSLDPETARSYHDATLPAEPAKSAHFCSMCGPKFCSMKITQDLKEYAQQGMKDKSDEFVASGGRVYLPLA, from the coding sequence ATGCAGGCTCGGCGCAAGGTGTACGTGCAAGGACCGCGACCGGACATCCAGGTGCCGTTCGCCGAGGTGACGCTGACCGGCGACAATCCGCCGGTGCGCCTCTACGACACGTCGGGTCCGGGGTCGGACCCGCAGGTCGGGCTGGCCGCGCTGCGCGGGCGGTGGATCGCCGAGCGTGGCGATGTCGCCCCGGTGCGCGGTGCGGGCACCCCGCTGGCTGGGGCCCACGGGCGTCGGCCGACCCAGTTGGCGTACGCCCGGGCCGGGACCGTCACCCCGGAGATGGAGTTCGTCGCGTTGCGGGAGAACCTGCCGGCCGAGGTGGTACGGGAGGAGATCGCCGCCGGACGTGCGGTGCTGCCGGCCAACGTCAACCACCCGGAGTCCGAGCCGATGATCATCGGTGGTCGGTTCCTGGTGAAGGTGAACGCCAACATCGGCACCTCGGCGGTCTCGTCGTCGGTGGCCGAGGAGGTGGAGAAGCTGACCTGGGCCACCCGGTGGGGTGCGGACACGGTGATGGACCTGTCCACCGGCAAGCGGATCCACGAGACCCGCGAGGCGATCGTGCGCAACTCGGCGGTGCCGATCGGTACGGTCCCGATCTACCAGGCGTTGGAGAAGGTCGGTGGGGATCCGGTCAAGCTGAGCTGGGACGTGTTCCGGGAGACCGTGATCGAGCAGGCCGAGCAGGGCGTCGACTACATGACGGTGCATGCCGGGGTGCTGCTGCCGTACGTGCCGTTGGCGGTCGACCGGGTCACCGGGATCGTCTCCCGGGGCGGGTCGATCATGGCTGCCTGGTGCCTGGCGCACCACCAGGAGAACTTCCTCTACACGAACTTCGCCGAGTTGTGCGAGATCCTGGCCCGCTACGACGTGACCTTCTCACTGGGCGACGGGCTGCGGCCGGGGTCGATCGCCGACGCCAACGACGCCGCCCAGTTCGCCGAGCTGCGGACGTTGGGCGAGTTGACCAGCATCGCGTGGGAGCACGACGTGCAGGTGATGATCGAGGGCCCCGGCCACGTGCCGATGCACAAGATCAAGGAGAACGTGGACCTGCAGCAGGAGCTGTGCCACCAGGCGCCGTTCTACACCCTCGGCCCGCTGACCACCGACATCGCCCCAGCGTACGACCACATCACCTCGGCGATCGGGGCTGCCATGATCGGCATGTTCGGCACCGCGATGCTCTGTTACGTCACCCCGAAGGAGCACCTGGGGCTGCCGGACCGCGACGACGTCAAGGCCGGGGTGATCGCGTACAAGATCGCGGCGCACGCGGCCGACCTGGCCAAGGGACATCCGGGAGCGCAGGCCTGGGACGACGCGTTGTCCAAGGCGCGGTTCGAGTTCCGCTGGGAGGACCAGTTCAACCTGTCGCTGGATCCGGAGACGGCACGGTCCTACCACGACGCGACGCTGCCGGCCGAGCCGGCGAAGTCGGCCCACTTCTGCTCGATGTGCGGCCCGAAGTTCTGCTCGATGAAAATCACGCAGGATCTGAAGGAGTACGCCCAACAGGGTATGAAGGACAAATCAGATGAATTCGTCGCATCCGGTGGTCGGGTCTACCTGCCGTTGGCCTGA